In one window of Microbacterium dextranolyticum DNA:
- a CDS encoding fumarylacetoacetate hydrolase family protein: MRFAHVRLPESTMFELAVIRDDEAIAVGSLFEGAPRRLQAIIDGGDALLERVRSSSAAAPGVPLAGLTYGPAVDAPPIVLAIGLNYAAHSSELGLKADTAPTVFTLWPNSLSAHDETTTWPRTLSEAVDYEAELGVVIGRRGKDVSISDALSHVWGYTVVNDITARDIQFSEAQWSRCKSFDGFTPNGPVIVTADEIPDPQDLHIWAVVDGQTVQDASTGQMIRSVATLVSHLSRSATLLPGTLISTGSPGGAGYSRDPQIFLRDRSTVTVGVDGIGALTTHCRILG, translated from the coding sequence ATGCGTTTCGCCCACGTTCGCCTGCCCGAATCGACGATGTTCGAGCTCGCCGTCATCCGTGACGACGAGGCGATCGCGGTCGGGAGCCTCTTCGAGGGCGCACCTCGGCGTCTGCAGGCCATCATCGACGGCGGAGACGCCCTGCTCGAGCGGGTGCGGTCGAGCTCTGCAGCGGCCCCGGGCGTACCGCTCGCCGGCCTCACGTACGGACCCGCGGTCGACGCTCCCCCGATCGTCCTCGCGATCGGGCTCAACTATGCGGCCCACTCGAGCGAGCTGGGGCTGAAGGCCGACACCGCGCCCACCGTGTTCACGTTGTGGCCGAACTCACTGTCGGCGCACGACGAGACCACCACGTGGCCGCGAACCCTCAGCGAGGCAGTGGACTACGAGGCCGAACTCGGCGTTGTGATCGGCCGCCGCGGCAAAGACGTGTCGATCTCCGATGCGCTCTCGCACGTGTGGGGGTACACCGTCGTCAACGACATCACCGCCCGCGACATCCAGTTCTCCGAGGCGCAGTGGTCACGGTGCAAGTCGTTCGACGGGTTCACCCCGAACGGCCCGGTCATCGTCACCGCAGACGAGATCCCCGACCCGCAGGATCTGCACATCTGGGCGGTCGTCGACGGGCAGACGGTGCAGGATGCCAGCACCGGCCAGATGATCCGGTCGGTCGCGACGCTCGTCTCGCACCTCTCCCGCTCGGCGACGCTGCTGCCGGGAACGCTCATCTCGACCGGCAGCCCGGGCGGGGCGGGCTATTCGCGTGATCCGCAGATCTTCCTGCGCGACCGCTCGACGGTGACCGTCGGGGTCGACGGCATCGGCGCTCTGACGACGCACTGCCGCATCCTCGGCTGA
- a CDS encoding DUF4386 family protein produces the protein MSAPLLRSARAAGVLYLTTHVSSVAAVAAFRSDATALGVTLEFALAIGCVGTGILVWTMLRRAAPTRAATFAALRGVEASVILTGALPLLATLLAGGGDAWSAPAEAVHAAAFLVGQGLVISVNTIVLGWLLWDTRAVPRALAALGALGGGVVLSSNLAQLWGVIPLSGAVAAVAAVPVFAFELWLAILLITVGLRSVDAADDARPVRTAPQIPNP, from the coding sequence ATGTCCGCGCCTTTACTCCGCTCTGCGCGCGCCGCCGGCGTGCTGTACCTGACGACTCACGTGAGCTCGGTCGCCGCCGTGGCCGCCTTCCGCTCGGACGCAACGGCGCTCGGGGTGACCCTCGAGTTCGCCCTCGCCATCGGATGCGTGGGCACCGGCATCCTGGTGTGGACGATGCTGCGCAGAGCGGCGCCAACACGTGCCGCGACCTTCGCGGCGCTGCGCGGCGTCGAGGCATCGGTCATCCTCACCGGCGCGCTGCCGCTGCTCGCCACCCTGCTGGCCGGCGGAGGCGACGCGTGGAGCGCGCCCGCCGAGGCCGTGCATGCGGCGGCGTTCCTCGTCGGCCAGGGGCTCGTCATCAGCGTCAACACGATCGTGCTCGGATGGCTGCTGTGGGACACCCGGGCGGTACCTCGGGCCTTGGCCGCGCTCGGCGCCCTCGGCGGCGGTGTCGTTCTGTCGAGCAACCTGGCGCAGCTCTGGGGAGTGATCCCGCTCAGCGGGGCCGTCGCCGCCGTGGCCGCGGTGCCCGTGTTCGCCTTCGAACTGTGGCTCGCGATCCTGCTGATCACGGTCGGACTGCGATCGGTGGATGCCGCGGACGACGCCCGTCCGGTGCGCACGGCGCCGCAGATCCCGAACCCCTGA
- a CDS encoding TetR/AcrR family transcriptional regulator: protein MSTRAARMPLDAARIVRVAVELADAHGLEAASMRGVAEVLGVTPMALYKHVADRSQLVDEMLDLVVAGIRPTPSDANWTTAVRSRILAARDVLTAHPWARDAIETRTRATPTVLAHMDALMAAMFDDGLSADLVHHAMHALSTRMWGFTRDVLPTPQPPADPVERAQAMAEFARVYPAIVRMATTSPHAGDACDDDAEFLFALDLLLDGVDRLHRSGWTRPRAGRL, encoded by the coding sequence ATGTCAACCCGAGCGGCTCGGATGCCACTGGATGCCGCCCGCATCGTGCGGGTCGCCGTCGAGCTGGCCGACGCGCACGGCCTCGAGGCGGCGAGCATGCGCGGCGTGGCCGAGGTGCTCGGCGTGACACCGATGGCGCTCTACAAACACGTCGCCGACCGGTCGCAGCTGGTCGACGAGATGCTCGATCTGGTGGTCGCCGGCATCCGCCCGACCCCGTCGGACGCGAACTGGACGACCGCCGTGCGCTCCCGCATCCTCGCCGCACGCGACGTGCTCACCGCGCACCCCTGGGCGCGCGATGCGATCGAGACCCGGACGCGCGCGACGCCCACCGTGCTCGCGCATATGGATGCCCTCATGGCGGCGATGTTCGACGACGGCCTCTCGGCCGACCTCGTGCACCATGCGATGCACGCGCTCAGCACGCGGATGTGGGGATTCACCCGCGACGTCCTGCCGACACCGCAGCCGCCCGCGGACCCCGTGGAGCGCGCGCAGGCCATGGCCGAGTTCGCCCGGGTCTACCCGGCGATCGTCCGCATGGCGACGACATCGCCGCACGCGGGTGACGCCTGCGACGACGACGCCGAGTTCCTCTTCGCCCTCGATCTGCTGCTCGACGGTGTCGACCGACTCCACCGGTCGGGATGGACGCGGCCCCGAGCGGGGCGCCTCTAG
- a CDS encoding DUF4190 domain-containing protein: MTDPNTPGQNPQPTPPTPPAYGEYATTPPAAPDAAAPAYSAPAYASAPAYNGNGAPGAPIPGKTLGIVALIVAIFFNVIGLILGIVALVQSKKAGHKNGPALAAIIVGAVLFVIGVIVLIAVISWFATSGADLVTQVNACLDDPSGSIVYQGVTMSCQEVLERSNR; encoded by the coding sequence ATGACCGACCCCAACACCCCGGGCCAGAACCCGCAGCCGACGCCCCCGACCCCGCCGGCATACGGCGAGTACGCCACGACGCCGCCGGCGGCACCGGATGCCGCGGCACCCGCGTACAGCGCACCGGCGTATGCGTCGGCGCCCGCCTACAACGGCAACGGTGCCCCCGGTGCCCCGATCCCGGGGAAGACTCTCGGCATCGTGGCGCTCATCGTCGCGATCTTCTTCAACGTCATCGGCCTGATCCTCGGCATCGTGGCGCTCGTCCAGAGCAAGAAGGCCGGCCACAAGAACGGGCCCGCGCTCGCGGCGATCATCGTGGGTGCGGTTCTGTTCGTGATCGGCGTCATCGTGCTGATCGCCGTCATCTCGTGGTTCGCGACGTCGGGCGCCGACCTCGTCACCCAGGTCAACGCGTGCCTCGACGACCCGTCGGGCTCGATCGTGTACCAGGGCGTGACGATGTCGTGCCAGGAGGTCCTGGAGCGCTCCAACCGCTGA
- a CDS encoding PrsW family intramembrane metalloprotease, with protein sequence MSSLPPLAQPVQSPPAPIAPAPVSPAPLGLPTPDRRGRTAPVWLFAVLIVLLIGLVAYLLTFLGVVASVVGMILALIPLAGVLWAVRIVDRWEPEPASLVVFAVAWGAIAAVAIALGVDVLLGIVLPGVADDGMRDALSSVVQAPLVEEFAKGLGVFLVFVFARRSFDGPVDGVVYGALVAAGFAFTENIMYFATSLIEGGPAETAFTFLLRGILSPFAHVMFTAVTGYAIGRAARSGAGVGRAARIGLAGMVGAALLHALWNGSALFADFFHLYATLQVPLFLGFVAGILALRREEARLTHDRLTEYAAAGWFTAAEVDMLATPSGRRRAIAWARTLPGGRAPQMRAFIREATALAAARQRTCTGRDAGSVSDERASLSGACAARAAVLAQTASHGIP encoded by the coding sequence ATGAGCTCCCTGCCGCCGCTCGCGCAGCCCGTTCAGAGTCCGCCGGCACCCATCGCGCCTGCGCCGGTGTCGCCGGCTCCGCTCGGGCTGCCGACGCCCGACCGTCGCGGTCGAACGGCGCCGGTCTGGCTGTTCGCGGTGCTCATCGTGCTGCTGATCGGGCTCGTTGCCTACCTTCTGACCTTCCTCGGTGTCGTCGCCTCGGTCGTCGGCATGATCCTCGCCCTCATCCCGCTCGCGGGCGTGCTGTGGGCGGTGCGGATCGTGGACCGCTGGGAGCCCGAACCGGCCTCTCTCGTCGTGTTCGCCGTCGCGTGGGGCGCGATCGCCGCCGTCGCCATCGCGTTGGGTGTGGACGTGCTGCTCGGCATCGTCCTGCCGGGCGTGGCCGACGACGGAATGCGCGACGCGCTGTCGTCGGTCGTGCAGGCGCCACTGGTGGAGGAGTTCGCCAAGGGCCTCGGCGTGTTCCTCGTCTTCGTGTTCGCGCGGCGGTCGTTCGACGGGCCGGTCGACGGCGTCGTCTACGGGGCGCTCGTGGCCGCGGGGTTCGCGTTCACCGAGAACATCATGTACTTCGCGACGAGCCTTATCGAAGGAGGGCCCGCCGAGACGGCGTTCACGTTCCTGCTGCGAGGCATCCTCTCTCCGTTCGCGCACGTCATGTTCACTGCGGTGACGGGCTACGCGATCGGCCGAGCAGCCCGCTCCGGTGCCGGCGTCGGTCGTGCGGCCCGCATCGGGCTGGCGGGCATGGTCGGTGCCGCCCTGCTGCACGCCCTCTGGAACGGCTCGGCGCTGTTCGCCGACTTCTTCCATCTGTACGCCACGCTGCAGGTGCCGCTGTTCCTGGGCTTCGTCGCCGGCATCCTCGCGCTCCGCCGCGAAGAGGCGCGACTGACCCACGACCGCCTCACCGAGTACGCGGCGGCGGGCTGGTTCACCGCCGCGGAGGTCGACATGCTCGCCACGCCGTCGGGCCGGCGTCGGGCGATCGCCTGGGCGCGCACGCTGCCGGGTGGTCGCGCGCCGCAGATGCGTGCGTTCATCCGTGAGGCGACCGCCCTCGCCGCCGCGCGCCAGCGCACGTGCACGGGGCGCGATGCGGGGTCGGTCAGCGACGAGCGGGCGTCGCTGTCGGGCGCCTGCGCCGCGCGTGCCGCGGTGCTGGCACAGACGGCGTCGCACGGCATCCCTTGA